Proteins encoded by one window of Microtus pennsylvanicus isolate mMicPen1 chromosome 18, mMicPen1.hap1, whole genome shotgun sequence:
- the LOC142837808 gene encoding olfactory receptor 5V1-like — MDVYNLTTVTQFILIGLSDLPEVRYPLFVAFVIIYQMTLLGNGAILLAIVTGRKLQTPMYYLLANLSVLDIFCPSATVPKMLKNLLTEDHNISFVGCALQLYFLVALVGTEVFLLAVMAYDRYVAICFPLRYSLIMTKVRCVQMLVGTWAAGFLNSFIHTMSTFSLTFCKCNRVNQYYCDIPPVVALSCSSTFIAEMLVLVVGGIFGVGAFLITLISYIYIVSTILKIQSVEGKCKAFSTCASHLLVVFLFYGTAIFTYIRPFSSQHSPARDRLISMLYGVITPMLNPIIYSLRNTEVKGALRKVLHLQIYSQKA, encoded by the coding sequence ATGGATGTCTACAATCTTACCACAGTGACTCAGTTTATCCTCATAGGGCTCTCTGACCTCCCTGAGGTGCGTTATCCCCTCTTTGTGGCCTTTGTCATCATCTATCAGATGACTTTGCTGGGAAACGGGGCCATCCTCTTGGCCATAGTGACTGGGAGAAAGCTCCAAACTCCCATGTATTATTTGTTGGCAAATCTGTCCGTGCTAGACATATTTTGCCCATCAGCCACTGTTCCCAAAATGCTCAAGAATCTCTTGACTGAAGATCACAACATTTCCTTTGTTGGGTGTGCTTTGCAGCTCTATTTCCTAGTGGCCCTAGTTGGGACTGAAGTTTTCTTGCTGGCTGTGATGGCTTATGACCGGTATGTGGCCATTTGCTTCCCTCTGCGTTATTCCCTCATCATGACCAAGGTTCGCTGTGTGCAGATGTTGGTGGGGACCTGGGCAGCTGGGTTTCTCAACTCCTTCATCCACACAATGTCCACCTTTAGCCTGACTTTCTGCAAGTGCAATCGAGTAAACCAGTACTACTGTGATATCCCCCCTGTGGTGGCCCTGTCCTGCTCATCCACCTTCATTGCAGAAATGCTTGTTTTAGTGGTAGGAGGTATTTTTGGTGTTGGTGCTTTTCTGATCACTTTGATCTCTTACATATACATCGTGTCCACCATCCTAAAGATCCAGTCAGTAGAAGGGAAGTGCAAAGCCTTCTCCACCTGTGCTTCTCATCTTCTTGTCGTCTTCTTGTTCTATGGCACAGCAATATTTACCTATATCCGCCCGTTCTCCAGTCAACACtctcctgccagagacagactcaTCTCTATGCTGTATGGGGTCATTACCCCCATGTTAAACCCCATTATCTACAGCCTGAGAAACACAGAAGTCAAAGGAGCACTCAGAAAAGTTTTACATCTTCAGATATATTCACAGAAAGCATGA